Proteins from one Lachnospiraceae bacterium KGMB03038 genomic window:
- a CDS encoding sodium-dependent transporter — MKRETFGSRIGFILVSAGCAIGIGNVWKFPYLCGEYGGAAFILIYLVFLLIMGIPVLVCEFSIGRASRFSVAASFEELEPEGTKWHWTKWIGIVGSYLLMMFYTTVGGWLLYYCWKSVKGDFNGASTEQVTAAFSDVMGNLPVMAFWTILICVIGFAVCIFGIQKGIERASKFMMSILLVLMVALAIHSVFMEGAGEGIRFYLVPDFEKMAEQGIGNVIFAALSQSFFTLSIGIGAMMIFGSYMPKERTLLGEAVSITALDTSVALTAGFIIIPACFAFGIEPGSGPSLIFITIPNIFAQIPGGAFWGGLFFLFLTFAAFTTVVAVFENIISFDMDLFGWSRNKSVAVSAVLIILLSMPCVLGFNVLSGFQPLGEGSTIMDLEDFIVSNNLLPLGSLGYLMFCTRKNGWGWDKFLEEANTGKGPKFPAGLKTYVAYGIPLIIMVIYLKGYYDKFAGQGTAVLAGWMAAAVLFLGFVLYCGLAKGKNRS, encoded by the coding sequence ATGAAAAGAGAGACGTTTGGTTCTCGGATCGGGTTCATCCTGGTATCCGCAGGATGCGCCATCGGAATTGGAAATGTTTGGAAATTCCCGTATCTTTGCGGGGAATATGGAGGGGCGGCATTTATTTTGATCTACCTGGTCTTTTTGCTGATCATGGGGATTCCTGTCCTGGTATGTGAGTTTTCCATCGGGCGTGCCAGCCGGTTCAGCGTGGCGGCCTCTTTTGAAGAGTTAGAGCCGGAAGGGACAAAATGGCACTGGACGAAGTGGATTGGCATCGTGGGCAGTTATCTGCTGATGATGTTTTATACCACGGTAGGAGGATGGCTTTTGTACTATTGCTGGAAGAGCGTTAAAGGAGATTTCAATGGCGCTTCCACAGAGCAGGTGACCGCGGCTTTCTCCGATGTAATGGGGAATCTGCCTGTCATGGCCTTCTGGACGATCCTGATCTGTGTGATCGGTTTTGCGGTATGTATCTTTGGGATACAGAAGGGAATCGAGCGGGCATCGAAATTTATGATGTCTATTCTATTGGTATTGATGGTGGCGCTGGCGATCCACTCGGTATTCATGGAAGGGGCCGGAGAAGGAATCCGGTTCTATCTGGTCCCGGATTTTGAGAAGATGGCGGAGCAAGGGATCGGGAATGTAATCTTCGCGGCTCTGAGCCAGTCCTTTTTTACGCTGTCGATCGGTATTGGGGCTATGATGATCTTTGGCAGCTATATGCCCAAAGAGCGGACGCTTCTGGGAGAAGCGGTGAGCATCACAGCGTTGGATACCAGTGTGGCTTTAACAGCGGGGTTCATTATCATTCCAGCCTGCTTTGCGTTTGGAATTGAGCCGGGATCCGGCCCCAGCCTGATCTTTATTACCATTCCCAATATTTTCGCCCAGATTCCGGGAGGCGCCTTTTGGGGAGGACTCTTTTTCTTGTTCCTGACGTTTGCGGCTTTTACTACGGTAGTCGCTGTGTTTGAAAATATCATTTCCTTTGATATGGACCTCTTTGGATGGTCCAGGAATAAAAGTGTGGCGGTCAGCGCGGTTTTGATCATCCTGCTGAGTATGCCCTGCGTATTGGGCTTTAATGTATTATCCGGCTTTCAGCCTTTGGGCGAGGGGAGCACGATCATGGACCTGGAAGACTTCATTGTGTCTAACAACCTGCTTCCGCTGGGAAGTCTGGGATATCTTATGTTCTGCACAAGAAAGAATGGATGGGGCTGGGACAAGTTCCTCGAGGAAGCCAATACCGGAAAGGGGCCCAAATTTCCAGCCGGACTTAAGACGTATGTGGCTTATGGGATTCCTCTGATCATCATGGTGATCTATTTGAAGGGGTATTATGATAAATTTGCCGGGCAGGGGACGGCGGTCCTGGCCGGGTGGATGGCAGCCGCTGTTCTTTTCCTGGGATTCGTGTTATATTGCGGCTTGGCAAAGGGGAAGAATAGATCTTAA
- a CDS encoding pyruvate ferredoxin oxidoreductase (catalyzes the formation of acetyl-CoA from pyruvate and coenzyme A) gives MAYNFKETMSKPERLAPGHRMCAGCGGTIAVRNVLRGLHEGDKAVIGNATGCLEVSTFTYPYTSWEDSYIHNAFENAGATLSGVEGAYKALKRKGRLKDNYKFIAFGGDGGTYDIGLQSLSGAMERNQDMVYVCYDNGAYMNTGIQRSSATPMYADTTTTPAGSQSHGKPQNRKDLAAVIAAHDIPYAAQTTFIQNFKDMHIKSEKAIYTPGAAFLNIMAPCPRGWRYHTPDIMEICRLAVETCYWPLFEVEEGKWILNYEPKKKLPIEEFLRKQGRFKHLFKQGNEYLIEEFQKEVDRRWEDLLFKCSR, from the coding sequence ATGGCTTATAATTTCAAAGAGACGATGAGTAAACCGGAACGTCTTGCTCCCGGACACAGAATGTGCGCGGGATGCGGCGGCACCATCGCGGTGCGCAATGTCCTGCGGGGCCTTCATGAAGGAGACAAAGCAGTGATCGGCAACGCTACCGGCTGTCTGGAGGTGTCTACTTTTACCTATCCTTATACTTCCTGGGAGGACAGTTATATCCACAACGCGTTTGAAAACGCGGGCGCGACTCTAAGCGGTGTGGAGGGGGCGTATAAAGCGCTGAAGCGGAAAGGCAGATTAAAAGACAATTACAAATTTATTGCCTTCGGCGGGGATGGAGGAACCTATGATATTGGACTGCAGTCTCTGTCCGGCGCCATGGAGCGCAACCAGGACATGGTCTATGTATGTTATGATAACGGGGCTTATATGAATACGGGCATACAGCGTTCTTCCGCCACTCCTATGTATGCGGATACTACCACTACGCCGGCAGGGAGCCAGAGCCATGGAAAGCCCCAGAACCGCAAGGACTTGGCGGCCGTCATAGCAGCCCATGACATTCCTTACGCAGCCCAGACGACCTTTATCCAGAACTTTAAAGATATGCATATCAAATCAGAGAAAGCGATCTATACACCGGGGGCGGCATTTCTGAATATTATGGCTCCATGTCCCAGAGGATGGAGATACCATACGCCGGATATTATGGAAATCTGCAGGCTGGCAGTGGAGACTTGTTATTGGCCGCTGTTTGAAGTGGAAGAAGGGAAATGGATCTTAAATTACGAACCTAAGAAGAAACTGCCGATCGAGGAGTTCCTCAGGAAACAGGGACGATTTAAGCATTTGTTTAAACAAGGAAATGAGTATCTCATCGAAGAATTTCAGAAAGAAGTAGACAGAAGATGGGAAGATCTTCTGTTCAAATGTTCTAGATAG
- a CDS encoding MATE family efflux transporter — translation MLPKAMSQEQKYEMMTQAPIHGLIGRLSVPTIISMLITSFYNMADTFFVGKLSTSATAAVGVVFPVMAIIQALGFFCGHGSGNSISRRLGSKDTQAAKELASTGFFLAFGLGILVMVLGLLFLEPLSYLLGSTDTILPYTKAYLRVILLGAPYMTAQLVLNNQIRFQGNAFYSMIGITAGGVLNVILDPIFIFVLHLGISGAAIATILSQFVSFCLLLLGIRISRCIPIHIRNVRFSRDRLREIVGGGLPSLFRQGLGSVATMTLNVAANPYGDAAIAAMSVVSRITMFANSALIGFGQGFQPVCGFNYGAGKYSRVKEAFWFCVKVATAALCMIAITGGILSGHLIWIFRNDADVIRIGTTALRFQCLTFVLNGWITMNNMMMQTMGKTFPATLLASSRQGLFFIPALLILPQFLGLLGIQAAQAVSDIFTFVLTTVLNRRVMRSLTPDSDQKPAGH, via the coding sequence ATCTTGCCAAAAGCAATGTCTCAGGAACAAAAATATGAAATGATGACCCAGGCCCCTATCCACGGTCTGATCGGCCGGCTTTCCGTCCCCACCATCATCAGCATGCTCATCACCTCTTTCTACAACATGGCTGACACCTTTTTCGTGGGAAAGCTCAGCACCAGCGCCACTGCCGCGGTCGGCGTTGTCTTTCCCGTCATGGCCATCATACAGGCTCTGGGCTTCTTCTGCGGCCACGGTTCTGGAAACTCCATCTCCAGACGGCTGGGCTCCAAAGATACCCAGGCCGCCAAAGAGCTGGCTTCAACCGGATTTTTCCTGGCTTTTGGCTTAGGAATCCTGGTCATGGTCCTGGGACTTCTCTTCCTGGAACCCCTGTCTTATCTCCTGGGTTCCACGGATACGATCCTGCCTTACACCAAGGCCTATCTGCGGGTCATCCTTCTGGGCGCTCCCTATATGACCGCCCAGCTTGTATTAAATAACCAGATCCGGTTCCAGGGAAACGCTTTCTATTCCATGATCGGAATCACCGCCGGCGGAGTCCTGAATGTGATCCTGGACCCTATTTTTATCTTCGTGCTCCACCTTGGCATCTCAGGCGCCGCCATTGCCACAATCCTCAGCCAGTTCGTCAGTTTCTGTCTGCTTCTTTTAGGAATCCGAATCTCCCGGTGCATCCCGATCCATATCCGGAATGTCCGCTTTTCCAGGGATCGGCTGCGGGAGATCGTAGGCGGAGGACTTCCTTCTCTATTCCGGCAGGGCCTTGGAAGCGTGGCCACTATGACCCTCAATGTAGCGGCCAATCCTTACGGCGATGCGGCAATCGCGGCCATGTCTGTGGTCAGCCGCATCACTATGTTCGCCAATTCGGCCCTGATCGGATTTGGCCAGGGATTCCAGCCTGTCTGCGGATTTAATTATGGTGCCGGGAAATACAGCCGTGTCAAGGAAGCCTTCTGGTTCTGTGTAAAGGTTGCTACTGCTGCGTTATGCATGATCGCTATTACAGGCGGTATCCTCTCCGGTCATCTCATCTGGATCTTCCGCAATGATGCGGATGTGATCCGAATCGGCACCACCGCGTTAAGATTTCAATGTCTGACCTTCGTGCTAAACGGCTGGATCACCATGAACAATATGATGATGCAGACCATGGGGAAAACATTTCCCGCTACTTTGCTGGCCTCCTCCCGCCAGGGACTCTTCTTTATTCCGGCGCTCCTGATCCTCCCTCAGTTTCTGGGACTTCTTGGTATCCAGGCCGCCCAGGCAGTGTCCGATATTTTTACATTTGTCCTGACTACAGTCCTAAACCGGAGGGTAATGAGGTCTCTGACTCCAGATTCTGATCAGAAGCCGGCCGGACACTAA